One genomic window of Choloepus didactylus isolate mChoDid1 chromosome 27, mChoDid1.pri, whole genome shotgun sequence includes the following:
- the RBM42 gene encoding RNA-binding protein 42 isoform X2 yields MAGAGPAPGLPGAGGPMVPGPGAGIPGKSGEERLKEMEAEMALFEQEVLGAPVTGIPTGVPAMPTVPTVEAMQVPAAPVIRPIIATNTYQQVQQTLEARAAAAATVVPPMVGPPFVGPVGFGPGDRSHLDSPEAREAIFLRRAAVAPQRAPILRPAFVPHVLQRAAGGPRPMALRPPHQALVGPPLPGPPGPPMMLPPMARAPGAPLGAMAALRPPLEEPAAPRELGLGLGLGLKEKEEAVVAVAAAAAGLEEASAAVAVGAGGAPAGPAVIGPSLPLALAMPLPEPEPLPLPLEVVRGLLPPLRIPELLSLRPRPRPPRPEPPPGLMALEVPEPLGEDKKKGKPEKLKRCIRTAAGSSWEDPSLLEWDADDFRIFCGDLGNEVNDDILARAFSRFPSFLKAKVIRDKRTGKTKGYGFVSFKDPSDYVRAMREMNGKYVGSRPIKLRKSMWKDRNLDVVRKKQKEKKKLGLR; encoded by the exons ATGGCTGGGGCGGGACCAGCCCCGGGACTCCCGGGTGCCGGGGGACCCATGGTCCCGGGCCCTGGCGCCGGCATCCCGGGCAAGAGTGGCGAGGAACGCTTAAAGGAGATGGAGGCGGAAATGGCCCT GTTTGAGCAGGAAGTTCTGGGGGCTCCAGTAACCGGGATCCCGACTGGTGTGCCTGCGATGCCCACGGTCCCTACGGTAGAAGCAATGCAAGTTCCAGCAGCTCCTGTAATCCGCCCGATTATCGCAACCAACACATACCAGCAG GTCCAGCAGACTCTGGAGGCCCGGGCAGCTGCTGCAGCCACAGTGGTTCCTCCCATGGTGGGCCCTCCTTTTGTAGGTCCAG TTGGCTTTGGCCCTGGTGATCGGAGTCACCTGGATAGTCCAGAGGCTCGAGAAGCCATTTTCCTACGGCGAGCAG CAGTGGCCCCCCAGAGGGCCCCTATCCTGCGGCCGGCCTTCGTCCCCCATGTGCTGCAGAGAGCAG CAGGTGGTCCCCGTCCTATGGCCCTTCGGCCCCCTCACCAGGCCCTTGTGGGGCCCCCTCTGCCTGGGCCTCCTGGACCACCCATGATGCTACCACCGATGGCTCGGGCCCCAGGGGCCCCCCTGGGTGCTATGGCAGCTCTGAGGCCTCCTCTG GAAGAACCAGCAGCCCCCCGAGAgttgggcctgggcctgggcctgggcctgaaagagaaggaagaggcagtGGTGGCAGTGGCGGCGGCAGCAGCTGGGCTGGAGGAGGCCAGTGCAGCAGTGGCCGTGGGGGCAGGAGGCGCCCCAGCTGGCCCTGCAGTCATTGGGCCCAGCCTTCCACTGGCCCTGGCCATGCCACTGCCTGAACCTGAGCCTCTGCCCCTCCCACTGGAGGTAGTACGTGGCCTACTGCCCCCGCTGCGCATTCCTGAGCTCCTCTCCCTGCGTCCACGGCCCCGGCCCCCTCGGCCTGAGCCACCGCCTGGTCTCATGGCTCTTGAG GTCCCAGAGCCCCTGGGTGAGGACAAGAAAAAAGGGAAGCCAGAGAAACTGAAACGCTGCATTCGCACAGCggctggcagcagctgggagGACCCCAGCCTGCTGGAGTGGGATGCGG ATGACTTCCGGATCTTCTGTGGGGACCTGGGCAATGAGGTGAATGATGACATCTTGGCACGCGCCTTCAGCCGCTTCCCATCCTTCCTTAAAGCTAAGGTGATCCGTGACAAGCGCACAGGCAAGACCAAGGGCTATGGCTTCGTCAGCTTCAAGGACCCCAGTGACTATGTGCGTGCCATGCGTGAGATGAATG GGAAATATGTGGGCTCACGGCCCATCAAGCTGCGCAAGAGCATGTGGAAGGACCGGAACCTGGATGTGGTACGCAAgaagcagaaggagaagaagaagttGGGCCTGAGATAG
- the RBM42 gene encoding RNA-binding protein 42 isoform X1: protein MAGAGPAPGLPGAGGPMVPGPGAGIPGKSGEERLKEMEAEMALFEQEVLGAPVTGIPTGVPAMPTVPTVEAMQVPAAPVIRPIIATNTYQQVQQTLEARAAAAATVVPPMVGPPFVGPVGFGPGDRSHLDSPEAREAIFLRRAAVAPQRAPILRPAFVPHVLQRADSALSSAAGGPRPMALRPPHQALVGPPLPGPPGPPMMLPPMARAPGAPLGAMAALRPPLEEPAAPRELGLGLGLGLKEKEEAVVAVAAAAAGLEEASAAVAVGAGGAPAGPAVIGPSLPLALAMPLPEPEPLPLPLEVVRGLLPPLRIPELLSLRPRPRPPRPEPPPGLMALEVPEPLGEDKKKGKPEKLKRCIRTAAGSSWEDPSLLEWDADDFRIFCGDLGNEVNDDILARAFSRFPSFLKAKVIRDKRTGKTKGYGFVSFKDPSDYVRAMREMNGKYVGSRPIKLRKSMWKDRNLDVVRKKQKEKKKLGLR from the exons ATGGCTGGGGCGGGACCAGCCCCGGGACTCCCGGGTGCCGGGGGACCCATGGTCCCGGGCCCTGGCGCCGGCATCCCGGGCAAGAGTGGCGAGGAACGCTTAAAGGAGATGGAGGCGGAAATGGCCCT GTTTGAGCAGGAAGTTCTGGGGGCTCCAGTAACCGGGATCCCGACTGGTGTGCCTGCGATGCCCACGGTCCCTACGGTAGAAGCAATGCAAGTTCCAGCAGCTCCTGTAATCCGCCCGATTATCGCAACCAACACATACCAGCAG GTCCAGCAGACTCTGGAGGCCCGGGCAGCTGCTGCAGCCACAGTGGTTCCTCCCATGGTGGGCCCTCCTTTTGTAGGTCCAG TTGGCTTTGGCCCTGGTGATCGGAGTCACCTGGATAGTCCAGAGGCTCGAGAAGCCATTTTCCTACGGCGAGCAG CAGTGGCCCCCCAGAGGGCCCCTATCCTGCGGCCGGCCTTCGTCCCCCATGTGCTGCAGAGAGCAG ATTCTGCTCTCTCTTCTGCAGCAGGTGGTCCCCGTCCTATGGCCCTTCGGCCCCCTCACCAGGCCCTTGTGGGGCCCCCTCTGCCTGGGCCTCCTGGACCACCCATGATGCTACCACCGATGGCTCGGGCCCCAGGGGCCCCCCTGGGTGCTATGGCAGCTCTGAGGCCTCCTCTG GAAGAACCAGCAGCCCCCCGAGAgttgggcctgggcctgggcctgggcctgaaagagaaggaagaggcagtGGTGGCAGTGGCGGCGGCAGCAGCTGGGCTGGAGGAGGCCAGTGCAGCAGTGGCCGTGGGGGCAGGAGGCGCCCCAGCTGGCCCTGCAGTCATTGGGCCCAGCCTTCCACTGGCCCTGGCCATGCCACTGCCTGAACCTGAGCCTCTGCCCCTCCCACTGGAGGTAGTACGTGGCCTACTGCCCCCGCTGCGCATTCCTGAGCTCCTCTCCCTGCGTCCACGGCCCCGGCCCCCTCGGCCTGAGCCACCGCCTGGTCTCATGGCTCTTGAG GTCCCAGAGCCCCTGGGTGAGGACAAGAAAAAAGGGAAGCCAGAGAAACTGAAACGCTGCATTCGCACAGCggctggcagcagctgggagGACCCCAGCCTGCTGGAGTGGGATGCGG ATGACTTCCGGATCTTCTGTGGGGACCTGGGCAATGAGGTGAATGATGACATCTTGGCACGCGCCTTCAGCCGCTTCCCATCCTTCCTTAAAGCTAAGGTGATCCGTGACAAGCGCACAGGCAAGACCAAGGGCTATGGCTTCGTCAGCTTCAAGGACCCCAGTGACTATGTGCGTGCCATGCGTGAGATGAATG GGAAATATGTGGGCTCACGGCCCATCAAGCTGCGCAAGAGCATGTGGAAGGACCGGAACCTGGATGTGGTACGCAAgaagcagaaggagaagaagaagttGGGCCTGAGATAG
- the RBM42 gene encoding RNA-binding protein 42 isoform X3: MAGAGPAPGLPGAGGPMVPGPGAGIPGKSGEERLKEMEAEMALFEQEVLGAPVTGIPTGVPAMPTVPTVEAMQVPAAPVIRPIIATNTYQQVQQTLEARAAAAATVVPPMVGPPFVGPVGFGPGDRSHLDSPEAREAIFLRRAAGGPRPMALRPPHQALVGPPLPGPPGPPMMLPPMARAPGAPLGAMAALRPPLEEPAAPRELGLGLGLGLKEKEEAVVAVAAAAAGLEEASAAVAVGAGGAPAGPAVIGPSLPLALAMPLPEPEPLPLPLEVVRGLLPPLRIPELLSLRPRPRPPRPEPPPGLMALEVPEPLGEDKKKGKPEKLKRCIRTAAGSSWEDPSLLEWDADDFRIFCGDLGNEVNDDILARAFSRFPSFLKAKVIRDKRTGKTKGYGFVSFKDPSDYVRAMREMNGKYVGSRPIKLRKSMWKDRNLDVVRKKQKEKKKLGLR; this comes from the exons ATGGCTGGGGCGGGACCAGCCCCGGGACTCCCGGGTGCCGGGGGACCCATGGTCCCGGGCCCTGGCGCCGGCATCCCGGGCAAGAGTGGCGAGGAACGCTTAAAGGAGATGGAGGCGGAAATGGCCCT GTTTGAGCAGGAAGTTCTGGGGGCTCCAGTAACCGGGATCCCGACTGGTGTGCCTGCGATGCCCACGGTCCCTACGGTAGAAGCAATGCAAGTTCCAGCAGCTCCTGTAATCCGCCCGATTATCGCAACCAACACATACCAGCAG GTCCAGCAGACTCTGGAGGCCCGGGCAGCTGCTGCAGCCACAGTGGTTCCTCCCATGGTGGGCCCTCCTTTTGTAGGTCCAG TTGGCTTTGGCCCTGGTGATCGGAGTCACCTGGATAGTCCAGAGGCTCGAGAAGCCATTTTCCTACGGCGAGCAG CAGGTGGTCCCCGTCCTATGGCCCTTCGGCCCCCTCACCAGGCCCTTGTGGGGCCCCCTCTGCCTGGGCCTCCTGGACCACCCATGATGCTACCACCGATGGCTCGGGCCCCAGGGGCCCCCCTGGGTGCTATGGCAGCTCTGAGGCCTCCTCTG GAAGAACCAGCAGCCCCCCGAGAgttgggcctgggcctgggcctgggcctgaaagagaaggaagaggcagtGGTGGCAGTGGCGGCGGCAGCAGCTGGGCTGGAGGAGGCCAGTGCAGCAGTGGCCGTGGGGGCAGGAGGCGCCCCAGCTGGCCCTGCAGTCATTGGGCCCAGCCTTCCACTGGCCCTGGCCATGCCACTGCCTGAACCTGAGCCTCTGCCCCTCCCACTGGAGGTAGTACGTGGCCTACTGCCCCCGCTGCGCATTCCTGAGCTCCTCTCCCTGCGTCCACGGCCCCGGCCCCCTCGGCCTGAGCCACCGCCTGGTCTCATGGCTCTTGAG GTCCCAGAGCCCCTGGGTGAGGACAAGAAAAAAGGGAAGCCAGAGAAACTGAAACGCTGCATTCGCACAGCggctggcagcagctgggagGACCCCAGCCTGCTGGAGTGGGATGCGG ATGACTTCCGGATCTTCTGTGGGGACCTGGGCAATGAGGTGAATGATGACATCTTGGCACGCGCCTTCAGCCGCTTCCCATCCTTCCTTAAAGCTAAGGTGATCCGTGACAAGCGCACAGGCAAGACCAAGGGCTATGGCTTCGTCAGCTTCAAGGACCCCAGTGACTATGTGCGTGCCATGCGTGAGATGAATG GGAAATATGTGGGCTCACGGCCCATCAAGCTGCGCAAGAGCATGTGGAAGGACCGGAACCTGGATGTGGTACGCAAgaagcagaaggagaagaagaagttGGGCCTGAGATAG